Proteins encoded in a region of the Panicum hallii strain FIL2 chromosome 3, PHallii_v3.1, whole genome shotgun sequence genome:
- the LOC112885581 gene encoding stem 28 kDa glycoprotein-like, with product MVMAATRLVLLVALVATSAWELPPSLRMATAAQAVEQAAAAVAIHALRPLVGSAGDLGRRGGVSCDSWRLAVEAHNKRDWRTVPADCEGYVGHYMLGGHYRRDSRVVVDEAIAYAEGLKLGGGGKEVWVFDIDETSLSNLPYYATHGFGTKPYNATSFNEYVVEGSAPALPETQRLFRKLIALGIKPVFLTGRTEDQRAITVANLRRQGYSGWDKLLLKPVGFKATAIAYKSGERRKLQDAGYVIVGNIGDQWSDILGAPEGARTFKLPDPMYYIG from the exons ATGGTAATGGCGGCGACCAGGCTCGTGCTCCTCGTGGCCCTCGTGGCCACCAGCGCGTGGGAGCTGCCGCCGAGCCTCCggatggcgacggcggcgcaggCCGtcgagcaggcggcggcggcggtggcgatcCACGCGCTGCGCCCGCTGGTGGGCTCCGCGGGGGACctgggccggcgcggcggcgtgtCGTGCGACAGCTGGCGGCTGGCCGTGGAGGCGCACAACAAGCGCGACTGGAGGACGGTGCCGGCCGACTGCGAGGGTTACGTCGGCCACTACATGCTCGGCGGGCACTACCGCCGGGACTCCCGCGTCGTCGTCGACGAGGCCATCGCCTACGCCGAGGGGCTcaagctcggcggcggcggcaaggaggTGTGGGTGTTCGACATCGACGAGACCTCGCTCTCCAACCTCCCCTACTACGCCACCCATGGCTTCGG CACTAAGCCGTACAACGCGACGAGCTTCAACGAGTACGTGGTGGAGGGCAGCGCGCCGGCGCTGCCGGAGACGCAGCGGCTCTTCAGGAAGCTCATCGCCCTCGGCATCAAGCCGGTGTTCCTGACGGGCCGCACCGAGGACCAGCGGGCCATCACCGTGGCCAATCTCCGCCGCCAGGGCTACTCCGGCTGGGACAAGCTCCTGCTCAAGCCCGTCGGGTTCAAGGCCACCGCCATCGCCTACAAGTCCGGCGAGCGCCGGAAGCTCCAGGACGCCGGGTACGTCATCGTCGGCAACATCGGCGACCAGTGGAGCGACATCCTCGGCGCGCCGGAGGGGGCGCGCACCTTCAAGCTGCCCGACCCCATGTACTACATCGGCTAA